The sequence below is a genomic window from Gadus morhua chromosome 12, gadMor3.0, whole genome shotgun sequence.
GAGGACGTGAGAGAGAGCAGCTGACCTATTGTTTACTGCAGACAGCGCGAGCTTTCAGCCAGGAAGGCGCGGAACTAACGGAAGAAGAACCGCCGCTCTAAGAGCAGGTCACCGTTCGGTCCGATCCGGAGCAGTAGTATCAGCCGTGTGAGGAGTCGTTCGTCTCGGAGTTCAAAGTGGAGTTTATGAACTGAAGACAGCAGCCGTCACCATGAGAGGTGAGTGTATACAACTTATTTATGTTCTTTGCATAGTGGTCATTTGTTGATTCAGTGCTCAGGTAATTTGATGACGTAGTGCTCAGTTCATTTGATGACTTATTAGTGGTCAGTTCATTACTTAGTGCTCCGCTCAGCGGCTCAATGGTGGCTGCTCGCAGCTTCTCGTTGGTCTCCTTTGAACCGGGTCCGAAGTGCGTATGACCGGCCCTAAGCTGCGTTACATGTCGGTTATAAACCTGCACGCAACCCGCTGTTTCTGATGTCTGCGCGACATCTATAAATAAACGGAAAGTCGTGTTTTATTCGAGAATATGTTTTTCATATTGGCctatcatgttttttttatttttaattgattttaaaatgtgtGAATATCTGACCCAAACAAGGTCACTGACTCGGTTCATTAAACCCCCCGGTGCATTTGACCCCCTCAGACCGGTGGGACCCGCTGGTCTAGTAGCAAGGCTCCGCCGGAGAGCGCCTCGTTATGTAAGAGAGACTCCCgcgggggaggcggggagggagggatcattaaaaagctgtcaatcaaaccaCACAATACATCTCGTGTTGTAGCATTGCATTTGAGTGTCTTGTGTTGACGGGTGTGTATGACACGTGTCTTTTTTAAAAACAGCTGTTGATTTGTGGTGTAGTTTTcatagtttttgtttttttattttgctggCATACGTTGCATTGTGGTGTAAAATACAggtgtaaaatataaataaaaaacttGAGTCccagaaaaagaaaatccaagTCTGTTTATGGCAACCCCGAGAGGAAACGTAGTGCTAATGTTTTCGAGTCCTTTAATGGTGGTGAGAATGGAGACGTTATGGATACATGTCTTGAGGAGACGGTGATTGGGTTTCGATGATGCTGTCATTTTGGAGCAAATGCGTTCTGGTTTCATCTTGGTGAGACTTCGGTTTGATTAACGTATCAAACCCAACACATAAAGTGTTGCATTTGATTAGAGATGTAAACACGATGTGATGATAGCGTCGGCCAAGTCAAAGCTCATATTTGTGCTCCATTCAGAGTACGACGTGCGCATATATCTTTCTGATATTGTTTTTCTCTTGCAGAGGCTTGGATCTGAGGAAACCttcttgtgttgttgttgacaaGGCTCTGTGTGCATGGTCAGAGAGAAAGATTCCGCTGTTCCATTGACCTAGTTATGTCATGGAGGATTACACAGCATTCACCCAGGGGTCAGAGCCACCGAGGACTGTCGTCATTCCAATTGGACATTAATGAATTACATAATGAAGCGGTTTTATCGGGAAACGTGTAGCCATGCAGACTCTGAGCAGTCAAGTTTGTACATTTACAATGATGCGTGCATAGCGCAATTATTAAACTTTCTGTatttgtgttggcaaaaaaaaacccAACAAGAGTTATGTTGACCGGCACAACAAAAAACGGATTACTGTTTGATAGCCTTTTCAGCCGATCCATGTTAAACATAATACTGATAAAAAGGGATGGTGTGTTTATGGCGGGCTGAATATGGGCACAGTGAGCCACCTTTAAGCAAAAGCACAGCGGGCATTAAGCTCAGTTTCCTGTTTGTGTTACATCAACTCTCCAATGTGTGTCACCTGTATTACATGTTGAAAGCTGGCTCACGTCACATAAATTACATCATTTCAGAACGTCTAACCTTATGATATCAATGTGAGTAAATGGAACATGGAAAGGTGGGTGTTGTGCTAATTTTGTCGTAAAATGTCATGACCATGGTGAattaccatgttcaggattggcAACATGGTGTTGGTTTCTCTTCCTGCATATATAAAACCAATCATTATGATTTTATCATCTTCAAGCAAATTGCCATGAGCATGATCCTGCAATGCATTTGTGCGTTGCGTCATCTCTTCCTGAACACCCAAAAGTAGAGCAATGAGCCGAAACAACAAACTATAAAGTATCTGATTCATATGGCTTTTGTGTGAGTGGCTAGATTCTATCAGCACACAGCGGCGCATCACAGACCCCAGTAGCACGCGTTTACACACATTGTACCAGCTACTACCAGTTCTGAACAGGAAACCAGCGCTGTGACAGCGCtggtttcctgtgtgtgtaaaCGCGTGCTACTGGGGTCTGTGATGTACGGCCCTCTTACAGCTCCAAGACACACGGCCCCCTAAGCTCAAGGACATAATGAACAGTGGAAGAGCCCGGGCCCGTTCACAGGGACCCTCGATCCTAACCCGGACCCCTTTGACAGGAGGGCGCTAAGATTCCCCTCCGTGCCTCCTCACCTGCTCTGCTGCACATATTCGAACGTGTCAGTGCAAATATTCCCTTAGGGTTCAGTGTTAGATCTAGTGTACCCAGCAAGCATTTGGTGACGTAGAAATTGCACACATTAATTCTTGTGTCAGGCTTTGTATCTTCCCCATGTTTGACCACACAATTTGTTTAGTCCAAGATGATTCTGATCGCTAAGGCGTATTCCTGAATTAGTTGCTGCGGTTTTGGCCGGTGCTTAAAATGACATGCTGCGAGTTGAATTCCTGAGTCTGgttgtgcttatgtgtgtgggaGGCCCGTGGGGCTGGGGAAGGAGCAGGGATCACCGCGGGTTGTCAGGCCCTCCGTCTGTTTGGTCAGCGGTGGAGGGGATTACACAGGAATGGCCCAGGGTCTGCTCTACACGTCCAGTAAAAACATGGTAGCAATAATAAGGTTGAGTAGCCGTAGAGTTATGGATTCATATAGACCCGACTGGTCTTGGAAGGGGCACAGTTAAGATTTAGGGGTCAATTTTAGTTCCCATTTATGCGATTAGTTCCTGCAATATACCAGGAACTAATTTTGTGCGATACATTTTTGCGTACTTTGTGAAAAATCCAATATTGGCATTTATGTTAATGATGTTAAAACATGTATagtagaataaaaaaaactaataaCAATAGGATTGCACAGTTTGAAAAACGGTATCATCGTTCCAATATTTTCAAACAGTGTCAGCAGCAGTACCGCCTAATGGCTAGGTTTTTCCTGTATTGCAGATGGGACCACAGCTGCCCTGCGCTGTGCAGAAACGCTCAGCGTGCGTTCTCTAGATGGGTCAGACTACAGTGGGGTCACTACAGTGGGGTCACTACAGTGGAGAAGGATCTGAGGGGCAGGTGTTTGGGGGGGGCCCCTCTGCTGCATGTGAGCGATAAAAAGCACTCACTCATCCGTTCAttgctgtctctttaagatatCACATATGTGGTGTACCCCCCTCCCGCCGTGCAGCATAGTACAGCCATTCATGGTATAGGTTAGCTATACCGAACAGGAGGTAATGTGCAAGGTAAACATAAGCTTTGGGACTGTTTGTTGAGGCGGGAAGAGAGGCTAAAGTCCACCTACAGGCTTTACAAGGCTGGACAgggaaaggggtgtgtgtgtgtgtgtgtgtgtgtgtgtgtgtgtgtgtgtgtgtgtgtgtgtgtgtgtgtgtgtgtgtgtgtgtgtgtgtgtgtgtgtgtgtgtgtgtgtgtgtgtgtgtgtgtgtgtgtgtgtgagacacagaTGACCCTCAAACCTGAAAACGTATAGGGCGCTGTAGTAGCAGATGCTTTACAGCTGATGACACTTCCAACACACACCGGCGCACAAAATTATGATACCTCAGCTCAGACACATGACTAGGTATCGGCGTGAGCCATCTCGGGATGGACGGACACCGGGAGGACTCGGGTTCCACGGACTGCACCTTGCTAGCCGACGGCGGTTAGGGGGGTTTCTGGCCCGCTGCTCCAGAGTATAAATAGATGCATGTTGTACCTCAAAGACAGCTGAAGTTTCACTCCGATTACATGCTCCAACATGTCCAGAGCGAGAGTCGACACGTCGGCAGCTCGTCATTCCGtgtctgtttattttctgcacGTTGCCTGCGTTGGGAAGGCGTccagcggtgggggggggggggggggggggggtgaatccTCTTAATTAAACAAACTCTCGATTTGCCTGGCTTGCTCCAAAACCCGGAATGGAATCCTCTCTTCGTCTGACCTTTGCTCGGCGACGGAGCCTGAATTAGTTCCACCTTTCAGGACCCAGGAGAAGCCCGGTGGTATCGCGTGCGAGGCAGCCCCCCCCAAAGTCAACAGGGGACGGCCCAACGACCCTCTCCGCTGGTAGGGAAACTGTGTCAGTAGAACAGAACCCGGCTGACTGGCAGGCGAGCCGGCCAGTCACAGGCAGGGACACACGACAAGCCACCAATGGGGTGCctaacagagggggggggggggggggggggggggagtgttgcTAGGAGAACCTCTTTTAAACGAGTGAGATCATGGAATGCAGCCAATaacaggaggggggggcagcCGGGAGGCAGAGAGTGACTGAGCCTTTATTATCTCTCAGGTTTATTGTTTTGTACGTCAGTAGGAAACCTACTCAGCAGGTAGCCTTCAAATACCTCCGCATGATGCCACAGACGCCAAAGATTCTATCAGACGTTCCCGACTTGTCACAATCTGCATGTGAcgcatgcagcagcagcagcagcacagtggcgtgatgtgtgagtgtctgaATATGCAAAGAGATGATATCATCTCTGCAACGCAGCACCAACAGTGCTTCACTGAACGCTCGCCAACGCCGCTAAATACGTTGCGTTGGAAACTGCAGGTAACCTTATATATCGACACAAGCGCTGTGCAGTTCAGGCCCATACCAAATCACACACGGCGACAATGACAAATCAACTGCAACGATGGTCGTTCTTCCCAGTGTTGCCATTTGAAGCAGTCACAGAGGGCCCAGAGCCCGTGGGGGGCACGAGAGGGGGGCGCCATTGTTATCCAGCTACTTGAAACTTTATAACCCCGGGCTCGACTAATGCAATTGAGCGTCTATTCTGGGCGTCAGGAGCCGGTCACCTAAACAACCTAACGAAGGACGGGCTGTTCTCGATAAGACGGCTCAGAGCTCCGTGCTCGACCCCGGCTATAAAATACATACATTGTGCAGCTCTCAGAGAGGCCGTTTCAGCTCGTTATCTGCGTTTGATTAGGCTCTCCTTGACCCCCGCTAATCGCTCCTCAAAGAGTATCTTATTGTTGAGACATTGTGTTCCTTGCAGAGCGGGAGCAATGCAAACGGGCCCTGGCCCTCGTCGATACATTTCCAAGGCTGAGGCACTTTCCTTGTTCAGGGTCATGAATCTTTCAAATCAGCGCCGTCTGGAGTCACAGTGTGTTAACGAGGGGCCGCCCTTCAGCTGTTATAAGGTCATAGAGTTTTATTGTCTGGTTGGTTTGTCGACATCATGCTCTATCGTCCAAGAGTCAAATGTTTGCATGTGATTCCTTACCCCTGGTGTTGGGGTCCAAAGGCAATGGAGTAAAGCGATGAATGTCTTGTCTTTGGGCGGTCGATGTTATCAGAAAgatttacatattttaattaattttgtgTTGGATGCGGAGAAGAGGTGTGTTATTAAATACGAGTGTGATTCTAATTTATAGAAGAAAATGttcagcaaaataaatattgcGGGGGGATTCCTGGCAATATCCTAATCATTGTATTCCTCAAGGGATTACAGagtttactcactgcttttctTTTCCTCCTCAGCTCAAATCGAGGTGATTCCCTGTAAGATCTGTGGGGACAAGTCGTCAGGGATCCACTACGGGGTCATAACCTGCGAAGGCTGCAAGGTAAAACATCTCAACAGTTTTCCATTTCCCCGTTgatttgaaggggtaagggttaccccttccccttaccccttcaaatcaacagggaggggtaaggggtagaaatgggattggccctaagggtcttgctcagggtcacatccacactcagctaggaggagttggggatcgaactagcaacctttcggttacaagacgaccgctctacctcctgagctaagccgaccctttCCTGACTCTCTGCGTATCTCCACGTCTACCTCCAGGGGTTCTTCCGACGCAGTCAGCAGAACAACGCCATGTACTCCTGCTCCCGCCAGAGGACCTGCCTCATCGACCGGACCAACCGCAACCGCTGCCAGCACTGCCGGCTTCAGAAGTGTCTCTCTCTGGGCATGAGCCGAGACGGTAAACAAGGAGCTCGACCAACCCGCGCTAATCATCCTCTACCTCTAACCAACCCGCGCTAAACACCCTCTACCTCTAACCAACCCGCGCTAAACACCCTCTACCTCTAACCAACCCTCGCTAAGCTAAACACCCTCTACCTCTAACCGACCCTCGCTACACACCCTCTATCTCTAACCAACCCTCGCTAAACACCCTCTACCTCTAACCAACCCTCGCTAAGCTAAACATCCTCTACCTTTAACCAACCCTCGCTAAACACCCTCTACCTTTAACCAACCCTCGCTAAACACCCTCTACCTCTAACCAACCCTCGCTAAACACCCTCTACCgttaacttaacttaacctcACGTTGTTGTGTCCGTTACCAGCGGTGAAgttaacttaacttaacctcACGTTGTTGTGTCCGTTACCAGCGGTGAAgttaacttaacttaacctcACGTTGTTGTGTCCGTTACCAGCAGTGAAgttaacttaacttaacctcACGTTGTTGTGTCCGTTACCAGCGGtgaacttaacttaacttaacttcaCGTTGTTGTGTCCGTTaccagcggtgaagttcggccGGATGTCCAAGAAGCAGCGGGACAGCCTGTACGCCGAGGTGCAGAGGCACCAGCAGTCCCAGGAGTTTGCGGGGGCGGAGTTCGCGGGGGCGGAGCCGTGCGAGGACAGCGGCGAGCTGGGCGCCCACGGCCGCGCCTACAGCCGGGGCTCCAGCACGGCCTTCAGCGACCACCACGACATGGGGGCCCTGGCGGAGGGGCTGCTGTTCGACCTGCCGCTGACCCCCGACTACTGCGCCCTGGACGTgacgggcggcggcggcggcggcggcagcgccggcagcagctcctcctcccagaGCTCCCCGGAGCAGAACGGCGGCCTGGACCTCGTGGACGTCAACAACCACATCAAGCACGAGTACCAGCTGCTGCAGGACTCCGGCCTCTTCTCCCGCGCCATCGCCATCCCACCGCCCGACGGCTGCTCGGGCCTCGAGCTAGGTCAGGAGACGCCCGGACCGCCTACACCACGTTTACACCACGTTTACACTCAGGGCGCTTTTATCAAATGCCACtcacaatgagtacatttgtcataagaaggttcatagaactaagtgccaagcactaacaattgttaggctaacccattccctgtatacgacagagctagctaggataagatgctacacaacttaTTACTATAACTAAGTACAACATAGGATAAGTAAGTAGGGTTGGGAGGGAGTGGCAAGGCAGAGTCTAGGTGAGCTCTGAAAAAGTTAGTTTAGTCTTTCAAGGACCGCTTACCCCTCGAGGATCAATCCCAACATAAAACTATAGAACTGATATCATAGGAATATAAAGATAGAATGTTTGGACAATGGCTGCCCACTATATTAACGACTTGATTTTTGATCGGACCGACCCCAAGATCAGCTGACTGACGGTGTTTCTTGGTCTTGCGCAGAGTGCATCACCCAGAGTGTGGTGAAGTCCCACATCGAGACCAGCCAGTACAGCACAGAGGAGCTGAAGAGGTTGGCGTGGACCATGTACAGCCAAGAGGAGACGCGCTCCTATCAAACAAAGGTACTTTGAGATGATATCTCGCATCGCTGAAAAAAATTGTCTGAGAGCTTTGTTTGCAGGAAGTCCATGAAGTCTTCACTTCAGGACCACAGAATCACGGGTTGGATTCTTGGGAACGGTGTACGTATGGGTTGGCTGACAGAATAAATGATGAACCCTtgttgtttgtctctctccGGTCTCCAGTCCGCTGAGGGGATGTGGCAGCACTGTGCGGTCCACCTCACCAACGCCATCCAATACGTGGTGGAGTTCGCCAAGCGGATCGCCGGCTTCATGGACCTCTGTCAGAACGACCAGATCATCCTCCTCAAAGCAGGTGGGTGCTCCGTCCCGCAAGAGCTTCACCTGcacccaccacaacaacaacaacaacacaaacaacaacatgcGTACTGCgtgtattacacacacactcattgatACATAACCGCCTTAATATTCCCAATTGATTTGAAACACGTAGGTTTGGTCACATGCCGCCGATACACTTTACCCGCCATGAAGTCTGTCTGGCCAGCCCAGCCACTTGACAGTGCCTCCCTACCTTATCATGTGCTTCTGATGATACTAACTGCAGGACTTCGACCCGTACTTAAGCTAACGGAGATCACGCTTTGAAAGCTTGAATTAACTGCAAGcatgacaaataaaaaaacacgtTATACATATACGTTATAGCTATTATATGCATGATAAATCTTTTGAATTGCCCTGTGGACATTAGATAGTTGTTTGGCCAGATTGTGATCATTGTTTCCGTCCTC
It includes:
- the rorca gene encoding RAR-related orphan receptor C a, encoding MRAQIEVIPCKICGDKSSGIHYGVITCEGCKGFFRRSQQNNAMYSCSRQRTCLIDRTNRNRCQHCRLQKCLSLGMSRDAVKFGRMSKKQRDSLYAEVQRHQQSQEFAGAEFAGAEPCEDSGELGAHGRAYSRGSSTAFSDHHDMGALAEGLLFDLPLTPDYCALDVTGGGGGGGSAGSSSSSQSSPEQNGGLDLVDVNNHIKHEYQLLQDSGLFSRAIAIPPPDGCSGLELECITQSVVKSHIETSQYSTEELKRLAWTMYSQEETRSYQTKSAEGMWQHCAVHLTNAIQYVVEFAKRIAGFMDLCQNDQIILLKAGCLDVLLIRLCRAYNPINNTLLFDGKFACAQLFKALGCDDLVSAVFDLAKSLSRLQLSEEEMALFSAAVLLSPDRPWLTDTLHIQRLQEKVYVALQRCLQREASAEEKLAKMVSKLPIMKSICHLHIDKLEFFRLVHPETAHSFPPLYREVFGSDLIFPDSTQG